The Primulina eburnea isolate SZY01 chromosome 8, ASM2296580v1, whole genome shotgun sequence genome contains a region encoding:
- the LOC140838977 gene encoding uncharacterized protein, with translation MKIVQSCTSVAYPQTNGQTEVINKIIVQALKARLHGKVKNWVEELPSVLWAYRTTPRTSTRETPYSLVYGSEAVLTVEIGQSSTRIESYPSNNDQSRAIELDLVEERRDRAAIRMEAYRSRVMKSYNKHVRSRDFQVGDLVIEKVKPVGDVEKLEAR, from the coding sequence ATGAAGATCGTTCAATCCTGCACCTCAGTGGCCTACCCCCAAACCAATGGCCAAACGGAAGTGATCAATAAAATCATTGTGCAAGCATTAAAGGCTCGGCTTCATGGGAAAGTTAAAAATTGGGTGGAGGAACTACCGAGTGTATTATGGGCATATCGAACTACACCACGAACATCCACTCGGGAAACTCCATACAGCCTAGTCTATGGTTCAGAAGCAGTCCTAACTGTGGAGATTGGGCAATCTTCTACTCGGATAGAATCTTATCCAAGCAACAATGATCAATCCCGGGCCATTGAACTTGATCTAGTTGAAGAAAGAAGAGATCGGGCAGCCATTCGAATGGAAGCTTATCGCAGCCGGGTAATGAAATCCTATAACAAGCATGTTCGATCACGAGATTTTCAGGTTGGGGACCTAGTCATAGAAAAGGTCAAACCAGTGGGTGATGTGGAGAAATTAGAAGCACGGTAG
- the LOC140838839 gene encoding F-box protein CPR1-like — protein sequence MPILPLDLIEDILRRLPVKSLKRFRSVAKSWCFLIDSEKFVKSHLRRSLISNSNHHLILGGLNIYSIDLGPLDKARVIKPPFSYKTVDGVTNSCNGLVLVMSEPPVLWNPFSGSYRVLPGSSLEYPPGSDYYVMVSHGFGYDSKKDDYKVLKVLEFRDQSTHFPIRRGTEIYSLKSNSWKKIEDFPYSLPLIGGNSRAHVNGSFHTLVYTYENIYPVQILAFSVETEKHYEVKLPKGNRIRNFELNLTVVGGYLGLICTSRSRVVIWVMKEYGVEESWSKLLTIRSRELVKPLVYSRDGNKVLLNCDDKRLVWYDLRKKTVEQVHVDGIPFVFYAVDCVESLVSVGAPNEVKKQDREKKGKATMKKRDDFLSVGFNLSL from the exons ATGCCGATTCTCCCGCTTGATCTCATTGAGGACATCCTCAGACGTCTCCCCGTCAAATCTCTGAAGCGGTTTCGCTCCGTCGCGAAATCATGGTGTTTTCTGATTGACAGCGAGAAATTTGTCAAATCGCATTTGCGTCGGTCCTTAATTTCGAACTCGAACCATCATCTCATTCTCGGCGGTCTTAACATCTATTCCATTGATTTGGGGCCCCTTGACAAGGCGCGCGTGATTAAACCCCCCTTTTCTTACAAGACCGTCGATGGTGTCACCAATTCCTGCAATGGTTTGGTTCTTGTGATGAGCGAGCCCCCTGTTTTGTGGAACCCCTTTTCGGGAAGTTACAGGGTTTTACCCGGTAGTTCTTTGGAGTACCCGCCTGGTTCGGATTATTATGTAATGGTTTCGCATGGGTTTGGCTACGATTCAAAAAAGGATGATTATAAAGTTTTGAAGGTCTTGGAATTTAGGGACCAAAGTACCCATTTTCCCATCCGTAGAGGGACCGAGATTTATAGCTTGAAATCCAATTCGTGGAAAAAAATCGAGGATTTTCCTTATTCACTACCACTCATAGGGGGGAACTCGCGCGCGCATGTGAATGGGTCGTTTCACACACTGGTGTATACTTATGAAAACATTTATCCCGTTCAAATCCTGGCCTTCTCTGTTGAAACTGAGAAGCATTACGAGGTGAAGCTGCCAAAGGGTAACAGGATCAGGAATTTCGAGTTGAATTTGACTGTGGTTGGAGGGTATCTGGGTTTGATTTGTACGAGCAGGTCTCGGGTGGTTATTTGGGTGATGAAGGAGTATGGGGTGGAGGAATCTTGGAGCAAGCTGTTAACAATTAGGTCGCGTGAGTTAGTGAAACCGCTGGTCTATTCGAGGGATGGGAACAAGGTTCTGTTGAATTGTGATGATAAAAGActtgtttggtatgatttgagAAAGAAAACTGTTGAACAAGTTCATGTAGATGGTATCCCATTTGTTTTTTATGCTGTAGACTGTGTTGAGAGCCTTGTTTCTGTTGGAGCCCCTAATGAAGTCAAGAAACAGGATAGAGAGAAGAAGGGAAAAGCGACGATGAAAAAAAG GGATGATTTCTTGTCGGTGGGATTCAATTTGTCGCTTTAA
- the LOC140838976 gene encoding uncharacterized protein: MAGLRMNSSKSNIYMASIDEYVKQDILNFTGFTTGALPFRYLGIPIAAKKLCAADYSDLVNNVNLKVSSWPRNSLSYAGKIELIRSIIQGIDCFWLSILPIPNCVLHSIQSICRKFVWPMNHPPIAWSMFCKPHVDGGLGLKYLKAWNHALLAKTLWNIHSKKDSLWIRWVNYVYSCFGDVWNWCSKQDDSPLIKNILCIRDEIIKFDGSTSAAIARLHSWFGTSGGLSRAYDYFVHSKGSWPWKPILAKSYILPKHRFMLWLFAHSKLMTRDRMPFLSDRRCELCMEEDESVAHLFFKCRISKLIWDNVRRWLDMRKIVGSRNTVLNAFRNNYKENSALTKMKITALSATVYHVWNLINRVLFEKEKINIEAILTKIKIHTYRSVPEASVILLVTDY; the protein is encoded by the coding sequence ATGGCGGGTCTTCGCATGAACTCGTCGAAATCGAACATTTACATGGCTAGCATTGATGAATATGTCAAGCAGGATATATTGAACTTCACGGGTTTTACCACTGGGGCTTTACCATTCAGATATTTAGGGATTCCAATTGCAGCGAAGAAGCTTTGTGCGGCGGATTACAGTGATCTCGTGAACAATGTGAATTTGAAGGTGAGTTCTTGGCCTAGAAACTCTTTATCATATGCTGGGAAAATTGAGTTGATTAGATCTATTATTCAAGGAATTGATTGCTTCTGGCTATCCATTTTACCCATTCCCAATTGTGTATTGCATTCGATACAATCAATATGTCGCAAATTTGTTTGGCCAATGAATCACCCACCTATTGCTTGGTCAATGTTTTGTAAACCACATGTGGATGGGGGCTTGGGGTTGAAATATTTGAAAGCTTGGAACCATGCATTGTTAGCTAAAACTCTATGGAATATTCATTCAAAGAAAGATAGTCTGTGGATTAGATGGGTGAACTATGTGTATAGTTGTTTTGGAGATGTGTGGAACTGGTGTTCGAAGCAGGATGACTCGCCGTTAATCAAAAATATTCTGTGCATTAGAGATGAGATTATCAAATTCGATGGATCCACAAGCGCTGCCATTGCTCGATTACACAGCTGGTTTGGTACGAGTGGAGGGCTTTCTAGAGCATATGATTATTTTGTCCATTCTAAGGGATCATGGCCGTGGAAACCTATATTGGCTAAGAGTTACATTCTTCCTAAGCATCGTTTTATGCTTTGGTTGTTTGCACACTCGAAGCTCATGACTCGAGATAGAATGCCATTTCTCTCTGATCGTAGGTGCGAACTCTGCATGGAAGAAGATGAGTCCGTAGCACATTTATTCTTCAAATGCAGGATTTCAAAGCTTATATGGGACAATGTGCGAAGATGGTTGGACATGAGAAAGATTGTGGGTTcacgcaacacagttcttaatgCATTCAGGAATAATTACAAAGAAAACTCAGCATTGACAAAGATGAAAATTACGGCACTCTCAGCTACAGTTTACCATGTCTGGAATCTCATAAATAGGGTCTTGTTCGAAAAGGAGAAGATAAACATTGAAGCTATCCTCACCAAGATTAAGATTCACACCTACCGAAGTGTACCTGAAGCTTCTGTGATTTTATTGGTTACTGATTATTAG